The Macaca nemestrina isolate mMacNem1 chromosome 1, mMacNem.hap1, whole genome shotgun sequence genome contains the following window.
cagcctggccaacatggtaaaaccccatctctactaaaaatacaaaaattaggtgagtatggtggcacatgtctgtagtcccagctacttgggaggcggaggctgaaatggcaccactgcactccagcctgggtggcggaGCAAGTCTCcctctgaaacaaaaaaaaaagttaaaacgaagttttttttttttttttttttttttttttgagacggagtcttgctctgtcgcccaggctggagtgcagtggctggatcttggctcactgcaagctccgcctcccggttttacgccattctcctgcctcagcctcccgtgtagctgggactacaggcgcccgctacctcgcccggctagttttttgtattttttagtagagacggggtttcactgtgttagccaggatggtcttgatctcctgacctcgtgatccgcccgtctcggcctcccaaagtgctgggattacaggcttgagccaccgcgcccggccgaaggtTTTAATCTcaacattataattttattagaactgggttgggcgcggtggctcacgcctataatcccagcactttaggaggccaaggcgggcagatcacgaggtcaggagtttgaaaccagcctgactaacatggtgaaaccccatctgcactaaaaatacaaaaattaaccgggcatggtggtgtgcacctgtaatcacagctactcaggaggctgaggcaggagaatcacttgaacctgggaggcagaagttgcagtgagccaagatcgcaccaccgcactccagcctggagacagagcaagactccgtcccccaccaaaaaaaaaaaaaaaaaaattggtgtggtggtgctacttgggaggctgaggcaagagaatcgcatgaaccagggggcagaggttgcagtgagccaagattgcaccactgccctccagccttggcaacagagtgggactccatctcaaagaaaaaaaaatttattataattgtGGAACAAACAGCGGTGCCTCAGGTATCTGAAGTCCTTGGAGCTGCATAAGCAGAGACCATATGGTGATGTCACTGGGAGGCTGGCAGGGGATCTACACAGTGGTTGGGTGTGTGGAGGGGTGGATTGACAGACTGGAGGGAGCAGACGAGTGGCTGCTGACATCTAAGAACCTGGGGTAGTCTAGGCCCGTGGCTGCTGGTTCCAGGATTGCACCATCCTGGGATTGTGGCTGCCCTTTCACTTTCAATCATTTCTTTTGCAGGAAAATAAGAGCAGAAGCCAATTATCCTCTTCCTGAGAACTCTGACTCCCTAAATGAGGCAGAAGCCTTGAATCCAGAAGTTACTCTATCTTCAGAGGGGTACTTAAACCTCGAAGACATTCTCTACCTGGAGGACACAGGGGACCTTGATGAGACACTCTATGTGCAAGAGACTGAGAAGCCAGAGGAGGCCCTGTATATTGAAGAGGCCATGCAGCCAGATGAGGCTCTGCATGGGGAGGAGCCTGGGAATCCAGAGGAGACAGTGAGTGTGGAGGAAACCATGGAGCCAGATTGGATGCAGTTTGTGGAGGGGCCCATGGAGCCAGGAAAGCCCACAAACCCAGAGCAGGTTGTTCATGAGGGAGACACAGTCACAAGGGTGGAGAAATCTAACCCTGAGGAGAGCCTCAGAGCCGAGCCGAGCCCCAGCATGGAGGAGAACCTGAGCATAGAGGACCTGGAATTGCTAGAAGGGCGTTTCCAGCAGTGTGTCCAAGCTGTGGCCCAGCTGGAAGAGGAGAGGGATCAGCTCATCCATGAGCTTGTATTGCTCCGGGAACCAGCCCTGCAGGAGGTACAGCAGGTCCATCAGGACATCCTGGCTGCCTACAAGCTCCATGCCCAAGCAGAGCTGGAGAGAGATGGCCTAAGGGAGGAGATCCGGCTGGTCAAGCAGAAGCTTTTCAAGGTGACGAAGGAATGTGTGGCCTACCAATACCAACTGGAGTGCCGCCAGCAGGACGTGGCTCAGTTTGCCGATTTCCGGGAAGTGCTGACTACGAGGGCAACCCAACTCTCAGAGGAACTGGCCCAGCTCCGGGATGCCTATCAGAAGCAGAAGGAGCAGTTGCGGCAACAACTAGAAGCCCCTCCAAGCCAGAGGGATGGGCACTTTCTCCAGGAAAGCCGGCGACTCTCTGCCCAGTTTGAAAATCTCATGGCAGAGAGCCGCCAGGGCCTGGAGGAGGAGTATGAGCCTCAGCTCCTGCGGCTCCTAGAGAGGAAAGAAGCTGGGACCAAAGCTCTGCAGAAAACCCAGGCTGAGATCCAGGAGATGAAGGAGGCTCTGAGACCCCTGCAAGCAGAGGCCCGGCAGCTCCACCTGCAAAACAGGAACCTGGAGGACCAGATCGCACTTGTGAGGCAAAAACGAGATGAAGAGGTTCAGCAATACAGGGTAGGCCCATTGGACATGAAAGGAACTGACGTCTTTTAACCTGGGGAAAGAGCGGCCAGAGTCCAAGGTCTTTGGGGCTGAAGGATAGTGTCACATGTAGGAGCAAAAATTTTGTTCTTTGGGGCCATGCAATTCTTTTCTCCATTCTTCATTCATTCGGGCCCATGCTAAGGACTAAACGTTATCTGCactctgggttttttgttttttgttttttgttttgagagtctcagtcttactctgtctcccaggctggagtgcagtggcgcgatctcagctcactacaagttctgcctcccgggttcatgccattctcctgcctcagcctcctgagttgctgggactacaggcgcctgccaccacgcccggctatttttttgtatttttagtagagacagggtttcaccgtgttagccagatggtcttgatctcctgatctcgtgatccacccgcctcagcctcccaaagtgctgggattacaggcgtgagccactgtgcccggccggcactctgtgtttttttgtgacagggtcttgctgtcacttAGGctgatgcagtggcatgatcacagctcactgcagcttcgacctctcaggttcaagcgatcctcccacctcaccctcttgagtagctgggacttcagtcgtgcaccaccatgcccagctaattttttcttttttgagacaggtgcAGTCTTgggggctcactgcagcctcaacctcctgggctcaagcgatcctcctgccttagcgcccccaagcagctgggactacaagtgtgtgccaccacacctggctaattttttgtagagacagggtttcaccatgtgccccaggctgggtttgaactcctgagctcaagctatccgcctgccttggcctcccaaagagctaggattataggtgtgagccactgcggccagccaatttttgtattttttgtagacagggttttgctatgttgcccaggctggtcttgaaattatGGGCTCAagtacttttaatggcaaaagctgcaattaattttgcaccaaccttaATAGAATCCTCtaatcttcattttccttttatgtgCATTTGTCCCCATCTCTCTTGCATTCAAGTTATTTCTGATTAAGTGTGAGCCAGTTCTAATCCCTTTTTAGAACAGAGTGGGATATAAATACTAAGTGAATAAACAATTACGTAGTCCCTCCTAGACTGTGGACTTTCAGAAGGTAGGGAATACATTTTGCTTGTCGTTCTATTACTCTGTGCTACTCAAGGCTCAGAGCACATGTGCTGCGGGGCACTAATGAGAAGACTGTAGTGTGGTGCTCTAAGCAGTGTTTTAATCTTTTGGAACACTGATTCCTTTGGATAAACTTAAAAATCTATGTCCTCCCACAGATTTTGATATGCCCTTAAAGGAACAAGTTTCCCTGTTGAAATGGCTGCATTCACTTCACTGAAGATTTTGTCAAGCTTTCTGTAGTTTGTATTATGAAAACAGTCTGGCCGggagcacacgcctgtaatcccagcactttggttgggaggctgaggtgggtggatcacaaggtcagtagtttgagacaagcatagccaatatggtgaaaccccatctctactaaaaatacaaaaattaggggggcatggtggcacgtgccagctacttgggaggctgaggcaggagaatcgcttgaatccaggagacggaggttgcaatgagttgagattgcgccactgcattccagcctgggtaacaaagtgagactctgtctcaaaaaaaaaaaaaaaaaaagaaagaaaagaaaaatgaaaacactgtgGTTTTTGGGGTCATAATACTgctgaatgttttttttttttattcatttatttatttttgagatggaggcttgctctttcacctaggctggagtgcactggagcaatctcagctcactgcaaactccgccttctgggttcaagtaattctcttgtttcagcctcctgagttgctgggactacaggtacctgccactgcgccctgctaattttttgtatgttagtagagatggggtttcaccatgttacccagggtggtctcaaactcctgagcttagacagtccacccgccttggcctcccaattatttttacagagtcttactctgtcacacaggctagagtgcagtggcacgatctcagatcactgcaacctctgcctcctgggttcaagcaatcttcctgcctcagcctcccaagtcgctgggattacaggcctgtgccaccatgcccggctaatttgtgtattttagtagagatggggtttcaccatgttggtcaagctggtctcgaactcctgacctccagtgatccactggccttagcctcccaaagtgttgggattacaggggtaagccactgtgcccggccgtaaTACTGTTTTTAAACTCTTCATACTCCCCTgaccccatttttaaaaaattgttcacaATCTAGTGAAAAGTCATTTATTTAGCATCAATACTATCCTTAATAGCCAGTACTCAGACAGAGTAT
Protein-coding sequences here:
- the LOC105494648 gene encoding syncoilin isoform X2; this encodes MASREPRRGGDGAAQAARKIRAEANYPLPENSDSLNEAEALNPEVTLSSEGYLNLEDILYLEDTGDLDETLYVQETEKPEEALYIEEAMQPDEALHGEEPGNPEETVSVEETMEPDWMQFVEGPMEPGKPTNPEQVVHEGDTVTRVEKSNPEESLRAEPSPSMEENLSIEDLELLEGRFQQCVQAVAQLEEERDQLIHELVLLREPALQEVQQVHQDILAAYKLHAQAELERDGLREEIRLVKQKLFKVTKECVAYQYQLECRQQDVAQFADFREVLTTRATQLSEELAQLRDAYQKQKEQLRQQLEAPPSQRDGHFLQESRRLSAQFENLMAESRQGLEEEYEPQLLRLLERKEAGTKALQKTQAEIQEMKEALRPLQAEARQLHLQNRNLEDQIALVRQKRDEEVQQYREQLEEMEERQRQLRSGVQVQQQKNKEMEQLRLSLAEELSTYKAMLPKSLEQADAPTSQAGGMETQSQGAV
- the LOC105494648 gene encoding syncoilin isoform X3, with amino-acid sequence MASREPRRGGDGAAQAARKIRAEANYPLPENSDSLNEAEALNPEVTLSSEGYLNLEDILYLEDTGDLDETLYVQETEKPEEALYIEEAMQPDEALHGEEPGNPEETVSVEETMEPDWMQFVEGPMEPGKPTNPEQVVHEGDTVTRVEKSNPEESLRAEPSPSMEENLSIEDLELLEGRFQQCVQAVAQLEEERDQLIHELVLLREPALQEVQQVHQDILAAYKLHAQAELERDGLREEIRLVKQKLFKVTKECVAYQYQLECRQQDVAQFADFREVLTTRATQLSEELAQLRDAYQKQKEQLRQQLEAPPSQRDGHFLQESRRLSAQFENLMAESRQGLEEEYEPQLLRLLERKEAGTKALQKTQAEIQEMKEALRPLQAEARQLHLQNRNLEDQIALVRQKRDEEVQQYREQLEEMEERQRQLRSGVQVQQQKNKEMEQLRLSLAEELSTYKGCLEIYGQICNPETAKNFLAKDH
- the LOC105494648 gene encoding syncoilin isoform X1, giving the protein MASREPRRGGDGAAQAARKIRAEANYPLPENSDSLNEAEALNPEVTLSSEGYLNLEDILYLEDTGDLDETLYVQETEKPEEALYIEEAMQPDEALHGEEPGNPEETVSVEETMEPDWMQFVEGPMEPGKPTNPEQVVHEGDTVTRVEKSNPEESLRAEPSPSMEENLSIEDLELLEGRFQQCVQAVAQLEEERDQLIHELVLLREPALQEVQQVHQDILAAYKLHAQAELERDGLREEIRLVKQKLFKVTKECVAYQYQLECRQQDVAQFADFREVLTTRATQLSEELAQLRDAYQKQKEQLRQQLEAPPSQRDGHFLQESRRLSAQFENLMAESRQGLEEEYEPQLLRLLERKEAGTKALQKTQAEIQEMKEALRPLQAEARQLHLQNRNLEDQIALVRQKRDEEVQQYREQLEEMEERQRQLRSGVQVQQQKNKEMEQLRLSLAEELSTYKAMLPKSLEQADAPTSQAGGMETQSQGDLCGEKSGVCIVTAFLTVLINVLKTTGWAGWLMPVILGLWEAEVGRS
- the LOC105494648 gene encoding syncoilin isoform X4, translated to MQPDEALHGEEPGNPEETVSVEETMEPDWMQFVEGPMEPGKPTNPEQVVHEGDTVTRVEKSNPEESLRAEPSPSMEENLSIEDLELLEGRFQQCVQAVAQLEEERDQLIHELVLLREPALQEVQQVHQDILAAYKLHAQAELERDGLREEIRLVKQKLFKVTKECVAYQYQLECRQQDVAQFADFREVLTTRATQLSEELAQLRDAYQKQKEQLRQQLEAPPSQRDGHFLQESRRLSAQFENLMAESRQGLEEEYEPQLLRLLERKEAGTKALQKTQAEIQEMKEALRPLQAEARQLHLQNRNLEDQIALVRQKRDEEVQQYREQLEEMEERQRQLRSGVQVQQQKNKEMEQLRLSLAEELSTYKAMLPKSLEQADAPTSQAGGMETQSQGDLCGEKSGVCIVTAFLTVLINVLKTTGWAGWLMPVILGLWEAEVGRS